One Microcebus murinus isolate Inina chromosome 9, M.murinus_Inina_mat1.0, whole genome shotgun sequence DNA window includes the following coding sequences:
- the LOC109731248 gene encoding large ribosomal subunit protein eL37-like: MTKGTSSFGKRSNKTHKSCRCCGSKAYHLQKSTCGKCGYPAKRKRKYNWSAKAKRQNTTGTGQMRHLKIVYCRFRHGFCEGTTPKPRRAAVAASSSS, from the coding sequence ATGACGAAGGGGACGTCATCATTTGGTAAGCGTAGCAATAAGACGCATAAGTCGTGCCGCTGCTGTGGCTCCAAGGCCTACCACCTTCAAAAGTCGACCTGTGGCAAATGTGGCTACCCTGCCAAGCGCAAGAGAAAGTATAATTGGAGTGCCAAGGCTAAAAGACAAAATACCACCGGGACCGGTCAGATGAGGCACCTAAAAATTGTATACTGCAGATTCAGGCATGGATTCTGTGAAGGAACAACACCTAAACCCAGGAGGGCAGCTGTTGCAGCATCCAGTTCATCTTAA